GCAACTGTACAACGACACGGCCACTCAGcaactccttctttcttGATTGACTCTGAGGAGAATCATCACCAttctggttgttgttgttgctatttATAATGCGATGGATTTGAGGGAGTGAAAAGTCCCGTTGCTCATGGATCAGGCTAAGTTCTTCGAAATTTGTTGCTAGCAATAGCGTCAAACTCACCCTACCATCAGGAGCACGCACCCAGCCACACCCCAAAAGACGACCATCTTTCCAAAGAAGTGGGTTGCGAATTGATCCTGCGGGAAATTCGTAAGCCTCGGCATTGACGTTGGGTGCCAAAAGAAGGAACTCTGGTAGTCTCTGTGCGAGGAGCATTTGCAACACCATTTTTCGTGGTGTGAAAGCATTACACATCTGAATTCCACGAAGTGCCCCAGACAAGTGACCGTACTTTCCGTACACACTTACAGTCGTTTGCTTCAGTGATTCGCTTTCCTCAGCAAGAGCGAGGAGAGATTGATCCATACGTTGGGCCCCCGTTTGTGAAAGGCTAAGTGAAGGATATGAATTCCGACCACTGTTAAAATGGCCTTGCCTCCGTTCCATATCATCACTGTCCCCATCCGTGCCGCACTCACTACTCCCCTTGTAGCTATCACTGCTCCCTTCACCCGACAGCCCTGCGGACAACTTTGCCATGCTGTTAGTGTGTTCACTCAACTCGCTCAGGGCGCAAGTTGTGCTAGTGGGCACCTGCGATCCTTTTACGGTGCTTTCCGTACTGGCTCGAACCCGCCTCATCCCCTTCTTCGGCGGCGACCCATGAGGCCTTTCTGCTGCCGCAACAACACCCAACACGCTCTGATGTCCGTTACTTACGTCTCGTGCTGCAAGGGTCAAACTACGGCTGTACTCCAGTAAAGGTACTGATTCCGCTTGCATCAACCATTGAGCGCAGTTCAGAATTAGGGTCGCGCCCTCCGTTGCCCACATGCATGAGCGCTCGACGTACCGCTTTCTCTCTTCAGCCTCCTTTATCTGGCTCTTAAACTCCTCACTCATCCGCATTATGGCTCGCTGCCGCCTATCCAAGTAGTCGTCATCAATCAACGACGATCCTCTCCGCTTTCGTATGTTGGCGCGTCGTAACTTCTTGGCTCGCTCAGCGTCCTCGTGGTTCCATCGCTCCCTCATGTCGAGCTGTGCATCATTCCAGTCCTTTTTCAGCGATGCGATGGATTCCTCTAGTGCATTGTGCTCTTGCTTAAAATCCTGAATATACACCTTCAATTGTTCGAGCGTCATCTCTGGGCAGCACTGCGTCTTCGGATCAGCACGAACGTAAGGATAACCAACGGTAGCTTCCTCCCGTAAGATATCCGCGTAACGTGCGGGGTCGCGCCGGAGTTCATTCACCTCGACAACAATTTCCCTCTCGAACTTGCTGTATTCATCTTCCTTCGACATGACTGCCCTGCGAAGTTCACCTGTGCTCGTGAAGTTATGCAGCTGACGGTAAGGGCCCAGAGGCTGCGCACTCATAGTGTCAACTGTGATGGACATTAAGATCCTCTGTGAGTGCGTGTGGTTAAATTGCTTCTACCCGAAGTCAAGCTTTACAGGCCGCGTCGTATAAACAAGAGACAAACTACAGCGTTTGGTCCCCGTCTCTATACACAAGGCACTctaagaatatatatatatatataatcttAACCTCTTTTGGTTTGCCTCTTCTCTActacaaaacagaaaatataGAAAGTGGTATTgctcccttcttcttttttttttcggagaaGGGGTTTGAATATTAAATTCCTGTGTCTTCGACCTGCGGTAAGACAGGCGTTATGGGTGGCTAATGTAGCTGCCGCCTTCCCGATCACGTACCACCATAAAGAGATATAAGCACGTATGATACGTACGTGCACAGGGAAGGgcgagagggggaaaaacagaacGAAGTATATTAAGAGGAAGGGAGAGttgaagagaaagagaaaagaggtaTCTGCGCAAAGGATAGAACATGTTGTTGAAAGCCGAAAACAGTTCATGGAAATGCGTGAGACAATCAG
This is a stretch of genomic DNA from Trypanosoma brucei gambiense DAL972 chromosome 2, complete sequence. It encodes these proteins:
- a CDS encoding T. brucei spp.-specific protein, giving the protein MMGSSWAKSGRKGVRSDTSLAIPVQHLFTFPPISVLIVSRISMNCFRLSTTCSILCADTSFLFLFNSPFLLIYFVLFFPLSPFPVHVRIIRAYISLWWYVIGKAAATLATHNACLTAGRRHRNLIFKPLLRKKKEEGSNTTFYIFCFVVEKRQTKRG